One genomic window of Haliotis asinina isolate JCU_RB_2024 chromosome 4, JCU_Hal_asi_v2, whole genome shotgun sequence includes the following:
- the LOC137281461 gene encoding arylacetamide deacetylase-like: protein MGKCGTALFVVSGVLLAGFGYIMYTPFPAHLANQWQLQKMFGRLKLAFMVNELSYQLGWSGKERIEGIRRVMEDLFSSGPSAEDLAALEIYDTELNGVPVRVYKPKSAKEALPGLVYYHGGGFMVLNVNSYDLPCASIARKANIIVISVEYRLAPEHPFPAGFHDCIQVALYALKEGRNLGLDPNRISVGGDSSGGNNAIAVSLTLRDQKTKPALKAQILIYGIYQFCDKSLPSMKLREEYEKPTAMSTYFIDSYFNLTKAQSELLTTRNFSTPELVQRCTKLIDYRLLPKEFIPDGYEPEVSLASSITDDVKYISKMFSDPRAAPMMEENLKNLPASLVVAAEWDPLRDENFILAERLKQAGNKVQVKYLADSFHGIMNALDYEKYGFDAGSTFMNSIVDFIKRQL, encoded by the exons ATGGGTAAATGCGGTACAGCACTGTTTGTGGTAAGCGGCGTCCTTCTTGCCGGTTTTGGGTACATTATGTACACACCTTTTCCTGCCCACCTGGCCAACCAGTGGCAACTGCAGAAGATGTTTGGCAGACTAAAGCTGGCATTTATGGTT AATGAACTGTCGTACCAGCTTGGTTGGAGTGGGAAAGAGAGGATTGAGGGAATACGTAGAGTAATGGAAGACTTGTTTTCATCTGGGCCATCCGCGGAGGATCTGGCTGCACTTGAG ATTTACGACACAGAATTGAATGGAGTCCCAGTAAGGGTGTACAAACCCAAGTCAGCCAAAGAAGCCTTACCTGGGTTGGTGTATTACCATGGCGGGGGCTTCATGGTACTTAACGTTA ATTCCTACGATCTTCCGTGCGCCTCCATTGCTCGCAAAGCCAATATAATCGTCATTTCTGTTGA GTACCGACTGGCTCCAGAGCACCCATTTCCTGCAGGTTTCCATGACTGTATCCAGGTGGCGCTTTATGCTTTGAAAGAGGGTCGTAACCTCGGCCTTGACCCAAACAGGATATCGGTTGGAG GCGACAGTTCTGGTGGAAATAATGCTATAGCAGTTTCCCTGACGCTGAGGGACCAAAAGACAAAGCCAGCCCTGAAAGCACAGATCTTGATATACGGGATCTACCAATTTTGCGACAAATCCCTGCCCTCCATGAAACTGCGTGAAGAGTATGAGAAACCCACGGCAATGTCTACATATTTCATTGACTCTTATTTCAATTTAACAAAGGCACAAAGTGAACTTCTTACAACAAGGAATTTCTCTACACCGGAATTAGTGCAGCGATGTACCAAACTCATTGATTACAGACTTCTCCCAAAGGAGTTTATTCCTGATGGCTATGAACCGGAAGTGAGCCTTGCAAGCTCTATAACCGATGACGTCAAATACATCAGCAAGATGTTCAGTGATCCCAGGGCGGCCCCAATGATGGAGGAGAATCTGAAAAATCTGCCAGCTTCTCTTGTCGTGGCTGCGGAATGGGATCCACTTCGCGACGAGAACTTTATCTTAGCCGAGAGGCTGAAACAAGCTGGGAACAAAGTTCAGGTTAAGTACCTGGCAGACTCGTTTCATGGAATCATGAATGCACTTGATTATGAGAAGTATGGGTTCGATGCTGGTTCGACATTCATGAACAGCATTGTAGATTTTATTAAGAGACAGttgtaa